The sequence below is a genomic window from Coffea arabica cultivar ET-39 chromosome 8e, Coffea Arabica ET-39 HiFi, whole genome shotgun sequence.
aaattcatatttaaaaaaactGGTTTggaatttattgaaaaaaaaaactaatctaGATTAGTCAGTTAGAGGTATTATACTATCACTATTATATAATTCAATGACTTACATATATTATAATGATCTAGATTAGCCTGTTTGAGATATTATActataattattattatataatataattatatatacaaAATTGAAATCAAATTAGGTAGCCGAATTCCGATTTCGAtttgtgaattcgaaatcgaaattccGCTTTTAAGAATCATGGCCTCGAATTCGAACCAATTTCGCTACTTTCGAATACGAAAACTCCGAATTCCTATGTATTTTCcaaatttatgattttaaatttccaaattcaaatcgAAATCAGTcggaaaattgaaatttttcgGATTTGCGCACCCCTAATTAGTGTAGCCAATCACTAATTCCATTGAAAACAAGCTGACGCTGTTCTAATCATTAAAATCAAAGGAACACAAATGTGCATTGAtgttaatattatatacacttTGTATTCCTAGTACAGGTGACACATAAAATCCAAATATGAGATTAAAATCATAACCTCCAGTATAATATAATACAATTATAATTGCATGCATCAAAGAAATTTACAATCATAATATCTACCATCATAAAATTATAACAACTTTCCTAAGACTTAAAAACTAATTTGACGAAGAAAAAGAGTAAATTACAAGTACAAACATTAGTTAAAACGGAGGAAAAAAAGGACCTTTTGGGCCAATGATTGAGCCTAAGATTTATCTTATTACACATATAGGAAGAGCTAAGATTTCTACTCCACATGAGACACGTGGCAGCATTAGGGGAAggagaaaatttttttgtccGTTTATGTCCTGAAAATGTTGATTACTTCTCCAAACAGTATATCACTGTTGAGGTctttttttatatgaaattacTATCTTGCCCAAATAAGAATAACTAGTCCCAAAACAGTAACTATCAGTTGAGGGCTATTTTTGACTTTTCGTGAATAgtcttttgctttctttctcGGTATTTCCCGTCTCTTCCCCTCTTTTCTCAGACGAAAGAAAGTGGTAGTTGCCATCAGTTCTGCTGTGGTTCTCCGTTGTCTCTGTGTTGTGATTTGTGAAAGACAAgaagtcaaaaagtcaaataaaaaatGGATGTTGACCCACGTGGCAGGAAGACAAAACACTCCCTTTCTAGTTCATTTTAGCCCattatcttttgtttctttcttcctttctctctctctctttcccgtttctttatttctcctttcttttctttctagttCAGACGAAGGAGTGTTTGAATAGCAGGtttttctaaataatatttcgcttctattatagatatatttttaatctatatttttatatttttaattatttttttatctcacatacatcatatcacaaaaaatgttacagtaattattacaaataacatttcaaataatactctatccaaacaaacatctTCCACCAGTAGCGAACTGTTTAGAAgtgtttttgactttttcccTATCATTCTTGTATCAGAAGATGCAGCCTCCAACTGTCTTGGGCCTGAATTTGATGTTTTGTACATACGGGctttttctttggctgattGGGCAATAGACTGATGCATTCATTTCTTAccttttttattgaaaaaaaaaaggataaaaaaaaaaggaaaaggcaaAAATCATCCACTGGTTCTCGCTCCTTTTCCCTCTTCTCCTTCGCTTTCCTTCAGTAATTAACCAAGAAAGACGTTCACAAATTTCAATCGATGTCCCAAAGATCACAACATTCGATTTACTTTCACTACAAAAACCAGAAtgattgaaatgagatgattatgGTGAAAACACCCATCTCCTCTTGTGACTTTGTGAGTTTTTAGCCATTGAAtttgtttctttgttgtttTATATTGACTACATATTGGTTGTTTGGTTCCTAACGCTTGTTGCCATTTTGTAGAAAAACGTTGGGAGATTTTCTGACTCTCAAGTTGGCTTAGCACTGATTTTCGATTTTTGGAGTCTACTAGGTGAAACCAAAGCTACAAGTGGGAAATCATAGGTGCAAAGTATCTACTTTCATTTCCCTTTGAATGACTCCTATCCTGATCTCCCAAACAATACATCTGGAGGTCATTAATTTTAATACCCATTCTTGTCCCTCATACCCATTTACCTGACACCCCCAAAATTTGCTTCCCAACTAATCCCTATTACAACCCTAAATTTAAGTTGAACCGTGTGTTGCTTGATGCGAGAGCAGGCATATAACAACTTTAACCCTGATCCAATCGTGCAATCAAAATTTAGATCGCTATGAGTTTGTTGCTGGAACCTATGTTTTCAGATTTGGATCGGATATCGACTCGACCAAACTCAGATATCAGGAGTCAATGAATTCTTACACAAGATTGTTATGTGTTCCTGGTAGTGTTCCTTAGCTAGAACTTTAAGCAATTGATCGATGGTCAGGTAGCATTATATCATCATCCAGTTGACCTCTTCAAGATTTAAACACATTACTTGTTGCCCtctcaaagaaaaaaaagaaaaagaaactgtGGAATGTTGTAGGTCCTCCTATTAATAGACAAGCATCAGATACATTTGATACATTCACAGCCACCTACCATACGTGAATTGACTCCCAACCCCAGATCCCAGGTTAGGCACCTCAAATAAGAGAAGATAAGAAGCATCAAACATGTTTTGATCGCCATTGCCGGGTTTGAATATCTTGAACTGTTTAGTATACAATGATGGAAGTAGAGACAGCTCAAACCTAATCCAAATTTAGACCTAATATCTGAAATTAATGTCTCAAAACCAGTCTAAGTCAACGTGATTGTTTCTTGCTTCCTTCTACCTAGACGTAGAAGACAAACCATACTAGTAAAGAAATAACTATTCAAACTTGAAAGATAGATAAGAAATCTTTAAAAGAAAgacagttgataagaaaattaGTTTGACGATCGATTGAGGAATTCTAAAAGATCAGCATAACAGGAAAAAACAAAATCCCAGTATTCAAATTACCACGTATGCAATTAGAATGATTTTGGGACAAGAAAAGGAAAGTCCAAATTTTACTAAATCAAAAGTCTGGTAAACAATCAATGCAAATAGTACCAAAGATTGAAAGCTGTagcaaaccaaaaacaaaaacaaaaacaaaaaaaaagtagtcGTAGTAGTAGTAATGCCATTTGACAAGATTTGCTCAGCTGCTGAACTTTTTTGTTGAATTCTGCAAGATAATTTGTCCATAAATGCAAACACTTTCAAGAAGTGGTGGCTGATTTCACAAGCTCTTTAATTCGCAAGACTAGTTCTTTAGCCTCGTCGGGATATCCAATCTCATATCCATGAAATCCTCCCTCATCAAACTTACCTGTCACAGATACACCGTTCTCTTCTAATTTCTTCCAAAGCTCAATCTGACGGTCGACCAACGGATCACCATCACAGCCAGTGACCAAAACCTTCCACCCCCGAGCTTTGACATGATCAAATTGGCCTGGCTTAATCTCCGCCGTTGGATTGCAATACTCATGATCGCGGTCAACGCCAATTGGCAAGCTCAGATCCCACATCAGATCACATACCGTCAACGGTATGACCATGTTTTTGGCGAGCCTCAACTCTGACTCAGTCCTCTCGATCCCACCAAAGAATGGCTGATGCAATATCAACCCTTTGATCTGCAGAGGCCCGAGATCGTCAACACATGCAGCTGCATGGAGGCCAACGTGATAAGCTATGTTACCACCAGCACTGGTGCCCATCAAGAAAGCCTTAGAAAAGTCAGcatacttttccagccattcatCCTTGGATTTCTTGATCCAATGCAATGCTTCAAAGCAATCTTCGTAGGCTGCAGGCAGCCGGTGCTCCGGAGCAAGACGGTACTCGACGGAGACAACTACAGCCGGAATTTCTGTAACAATCGGAGTGTACAAAGCATCAAATGAAGATGAATTCACGCTACATAAAATGAAGCCTCCACCATGGAAATAAATAATCAGGGGCAATTTTTTGGCAGGAGAGGAATCAAATGCTTCCCGGGGGACGAATATCCGAGCCCAAGTGCCCTTCGATTGGTTTATGTCCAAGTCCTTCGAAAGATGAAAAGGGTTGCTAGGATCGGACGAGGCAGGGGTGCCCGGAAGTTGAGCCAGGCGTGTGATGGAGCCATCAGGGTTTTTGGCCATTCCCAGGTAGCCATAGGGGTTTTCATTGGGATCAACTGGCTGCTGAACTTGATCTGGcatgatgattttcttagaCAAAGGTTCTGTGGATAGAAGGTATTTTTGGAGGCAGTAGAGTCTTGATAGTTTTCTCTCGGGCTGCTAATTTGTTGTACAACATGTAGTAGTTGGTGGCAATTGATTCAACTTTGAAGATCAATCAATAACTGCAAAGTGCCAACaactcctttgtttttttttttatttttttatttgaccGAGGAGTACAACAATAGTTTTCAAACTTGCCGGGAAGATGTAAATGTTGACCACTTCTTCAACTTGAGACAGGAGACGGTCAATTTTGGCAATTGAATTTCGATTAGTATTAATTAGACTCAGGAGGGCTCTTAAGAAGCCcaaaagttgaaaaagaagtaAAATCTGGGAGGGTTCCAAGTTCCAACTTATACGTTCAAGGTGATTTTGGAACGTCCCTGGGTAGCACAGGAGGAGATTTTAGAAGCAGAAATTTTGGGAGTTGTTACCCCCAGGGATGATTTCTTCTTAAGGGGATTTGTCGCTCCTTATCTCTACAATAATAAAGTTTGTGTAGGTATTAACTTTGTTTGTTTTCAAATTTATCTTTATATctattattcatttttattatcCTTTAATCATTATCTTATCCATTAATCGTTATCTCTATTATCAACTGAAACACAAATTCTACCCAAGCAAAATTACCTCCCTTCAATTCTCGCATTCTCCCTTATCAATGCATTTTTTACTTCCAATTGTACATATCTATATAATACACTTTTTATCACATATTACATGAAATAGTTACGCTTACTTGCATtatttttgtaattcttttaaTTAAAAATACTTTTTGACAAGTTGCACACGCATCAACTGTGCCTTGATAGCTAGTAACTAATAATGATGAATAAAGTGATAGTTTATTAGTTTGCCAATTTTTTCGACGATTTTCTCCCTCTTCCAAACATCCAAGTAAACTGGCACAACAATTTgagttcaatttttattttaaactccaCCCAAAATATTCTTGTTTATTGGTACATCGGGTAAAATGCGCTGAAGTTGACCTCTATTGTTGCATGATTATATTTCAGTTGTATAATATTGAAAAGACACGATGAAAATATAGGACATGGATATTGTTATTGACATAGAAAATCATCCAACAGATATATTACTCTTCATTTAGATGTAATTAGACTTTattttttccactcaaaatgcTTGTTGATGCACCTTTACTTTCCAGTAAAGTTGCAACCTCCCTGTTCGAGTACAGATGAAATGTAGAAAATGGAattttacaaaagaaaaaaacagcTAACGAACGAAAAAGATGGGAAAAAATTTAGGCATCATGAAAGGCAAtactagtatttttttttttttggtaagtgaAAAGTTTTGAATTAAAGGACCTCGTACTTatcattttttccattttatcaCCCAACTCAATCCCCTCTCGAGTACTTGTAGTATAAGTTTTGTATAACTGATACAACTATTATCCTGTTACACTACTATACAAATCAAAGACCTAATTGTATTATTATCTACAGTATTTGAAAACAGAAGGGCAGAGacaaagagagaagaaatgTATGGAAAGTTAATTTTTTACGTAAGGAAAATCCTATTACCCAAAAATTATCACTCATGTAACTAGATGACAATTTTGGGACAAGAAATGTAAAAATATTACTACATCAAAAGTCCAGCTCACTTGATGTAATCAAAAGTAGTCCATATATTAACCCCTGCAATATTTATTATTACATCAAACAGTATTGTGACACGGgcattaatcttttttttttttttatcttggtAATAAACTGGGCTTTTATCCAATGACTGCATCAATACAATAAAGTAGCATTGCATCGTAATGCATACAAATGAAATTAGCTACTAAGCCACCAAATAGAAAAGCAAGTTCTACCATACCAGCGTACTAGCTTTGCTTAGCTGAACTTTTTGGCTTTTGACCTGTTGTAAGATCAAAATAACTTCCCAAGCACATACTTTTTCAAGAAGTGGTGGTAGATTCTACGAGGTCCTTAATGGTAATGGCCAGTTCTTTAGCCTTGGAGGGATCTCCAAACTCATACCCATGACATCCTCCCTCATCAAACTTACCTGCTACCGGTACACCATTCTCTTCTAATTTCTTCCAAAGCTCAATCTGGCGGTCTATTAACAGATCACCGTCACAGCCAGTGACCAAAATCTTCCACCCTAGAGATTTGACCTGATCAAATTGGTCTGGCTTAATCTTCGCCATTGGATTGCAATACTCATGATCGCGGTCAACGCCGATTGGCAAGCTCAGATCCCACAACAGATCACTTAATGTCAACGGTACAACCCTGTCCTTGGCGAGCCTCAACTCTGATTCAGTCCTCTCGATCCCACCAAAGTATGGCTGATGCAATATCAACCCTTTGATCTGCAGAGGCAGGAGTTCGTCAACACACGCAGCTACATGGAGGCCAACATGATAAGCTATGTTACCACCAGCGCTACTGCCCATCAAGAAAGCCTTAGACAAGTCAGCATGTTTTTCCAGCCATTCATCGTTGGAGTTTTTGATGATCCAATGCAAGGCTTCGAAGCAATCTTCATAAGCTGCAGGAAGTCGGTGCTCCGGAGCAAGACGGTACTCGACGGAGACTACGACAGCCGGAATTTCAGTAACAATTGGAGTGTACAAAGCATCAAACCTGGCTGTATTTACACTACACGCCACGAAGCCTCCGGCATGAAAATAAATAATGAGGGGCAATTTTTGTTTAGGGGAggaatcatcatcatcaaacgCTTTCCGCGGAACGAATATTCGAGCCCAGGTGCCCTTCGATTGGTTTATGTCCAAGTCCTTTGAAAGATGAAAAGGGCTGCTAGGATCGGACGAGGCAGGTGTGCTCGGTGGTTGAAACAGGCGTGTGATTGAGCCATCGGGATTTTTTGCCAATCCCATGTAGCCATAGGGGTTTTCATTAGGATCAACTGGCTGCTGAACTTGATCTGACATGATGGTTTTCTTGGACAGATGTTTTGTGGGTAGGAAAGGATAGAAGGTATATTTGTAGAGGCAGCAGAGTCTTGATAGTTTTCTCTCTGGCTGCGTTGGCTGATAGGATTTGTAGTTTAGACGATTAGTATAAGTGTTTGCCTCACACTCTCATACACAAGAACGCCGTTCTATCTGCTAATTTGTCGTACAACATGTAGCAATTGATTGAACTTTGAAGATCAGTCAATAAGTGCTAAGTGCCAACaactccttttgtttttttattatttttttatttgaccGAGGAGTGGAATAATAGTTTTCAAACTTCCCGGGAAGATGAAAATATTGACCACTTCTTCAACTTGAGACTGGAGACCGTCAAATTTGGCAATTGAATTTCGATTATTATTAATTAGACCGAGGACTCGGAGGGCTCTTAAGAAGCCcaaaagttgaaaaagaagtaAAATCTGGGAGGGTTCCAACTTATAAGTTCAAGGTGATTTTGGAACGTCCCCGGGTAGCACAGAAGGAGATTTTGGGAGCAGATATTTTGGGAGTTGTTACCCCTAGGGGTGATTTCTTCTAAAGGGGGTTTGTCATTTCTTATCTCTACAATAATAAAGTTTGTGTCGGTATTAACTTTGtttgttttcaaatttatttttatctctattatttttttaatgattaGCTTCTCCATTAATCATTATTTCTATTATCAACTGAAACACAAATTTTATCCAATCAAAATTATCTCCCTTCAATTCTCACATTCTCCCTTACTAATGCGTTTTTTACTTCCAATTGTACATATTTCTGTATAATACACTTTTTTCACATATTACATAAAATAGTTACGCTCATTTGCACTATTTTTGTAATTCTttcaattaaaaatattttttgacaaattgCACACGCATTAAGTGTGCCTCGATGACTAGTAGTAACTAATAATGATGAATAAAGGgatagtttattagttttacaattTTTTGGACGAT
It includes:
- the LOC113703270 gene encoding carboxylesterase 1-like; translation: MPDQVQQPVDPNENPYGYLGMAKNPDGSITRLAQLPGTPASSDPSNPFHLSKDLDINQSKGTWARIFVPREAFDSSPAKKLPLIIYFHGGGFILCSVNSSSFDALYTPIVTEIPAVVVSVEYRLAPEHRLPAAYEDCFEALHWIKKSKDEWLEKYADFSKAFLMGTSAGGNIAYHVGLHAAACVDDLGPLQIKGLILHQPFFGGIERTESELRLAKNMVIPLTVCDLMWDLSLPIGVDRDHEYCNPTAEIKPGQFDHVKARGWKVLVTGCDGDPLVDRQIELWKKLEENGVSVTGKFDEGGFHGYEIGYPDEAKELVLRIKELVKSATTS
- the LOC113703058 gene encoding carboxylesterase 1-like; this translates as MSDQVQQPVDPNENPYGYMGLAKNPDGSITRLFQPPSTPASSDPSSPFHLSKDLDINQSKGTWARIFVPRKAFDDDDSSPKQKLPLIIYFHAGGFVACSVNTARFDALYTPIVTEIPAVVVSVEYRLAPEHRLPAAYEDCFEALHWIIKNSNDEWLEKHADLSKAFLMGSSAGGNIAYHVGLHVAACVDELLPLQIKGLILHQPYFGGIERTESELRLAKDRVVPLTLSDLLWDLSLPIGVDRDHEYCNPMAKIKPDQFDQVKSLGWKILVTGCDGDLLIDRQIELWKKLEENGVPVAGKFDEGGCHGYEFGDPSKAKELAITIKDLVESTTTS